AACAAAGCAAAACTTGTGGTTCCAAAATACGATATGATAGAAAGTCTTGACTCTCTTCGCTTAGCTAAACAAATCAATAAAGAATGTGAAAAAATTGATAAGATTATAAATGTGCTCATCGAAATAAATAGTGGCAGAGAAGAACAGAAAACCGGATTTTTACCTGAAAATGCTGTGGAATCCGTAAAATTAATTTCGAGATTTAAAAATTTACGAATTAGAGGTTTGATGACAATGGGACCTTTTAGCGGGAATCCGGAATCGGCTCGTCCTTATTTTGTAGAAACAAAAAAAATATTCGACAATCTAAAATCTTTGGCAATCCCGAACGTTGAGATGAAATATCTTTCTATGGGAATGAGCAATTCATATAAAATTGCCATTGAAGAAGGTGCAAATTTGGTTCGAATCGGCACCAATATTTTTGGAGCAAGAAAATAAATTAAACAGGACTACACATGACTTACTTGATATATGCAAGAAAATACAGACCTCAAAATTTTGACGAACTAATCGCTCAGGAGCACATTACCGAAACCCTGAAGAATGCGATCAGAACTGATCATGTTGCTCAGGCTTTTTTGTTTACAGGTCCCCGCGGAGTTGGCAAAACTTCATTAGCAAGAATTCTGGCAAAAGCTCTTAACTGCGAAAATGGACCGACTGTAACCCCTTGCAATGAATGCAAAAATTGCAAAGAAATTACCAATTCTTCCTCAGTAGATGTTATTGAGATTGATGGTGCTTCCAATACCGGGGTGGACGATGTTCGGCGTCTTCAAGCAGAACTTATGTATCCGACCCAAACTTCCAACAACAAAATTTACATTATTGATGAAGTTCATATGTTATCCAAAAATGCATTTAATGCACTCCTAAAAACTTTGGAAGAACCACCGCCGAACGTAAAATTCATTTTCGCCACTACAGAACCTCACAAAGTTCCCGCTACGATCACTTCACGTTGCCAGCGATATGATTTCCACAGAATTTCCATAGATGAAATCACGAAGCATCTAAAAAAAATCATTAGCAATGAAAATATAGAATGCGAAGATTCGGCGATTTTCCTTGTGGCAAAAAAAGCTGACGGCAGTCTGCGAGATGCTCTCAGTTTGATGGATCAGATAGTTTCTATCGGTAAAACAAAAATCTCAAAGGAAGATGTTCTACAAGTTTTCGGCATTGTGAATATTGAT
The window above is part of the Candidatus Cloacimonadota bacterium genome. Proteins encoded here:
- a CDS encoding YggS family pyridoxal phosphate-dependent enzyme is translated as NKAKLVVPKYDMIESLDSLRLAKQINKECEKIDKIINVLIEINSGREEQKTGFLPENAVESVKLISRFKNLRIRGLMTMGPFSGNPESARPYFVETKKIFDNLKSLAIPNVEMKYLSMGMSNSYKIAIEEGANLVRIGTNIFGARK